The DNA sequence TCCAGAGGTGAGCGAGGGCCTCGGGGACTCTCAGGTGCTCGCCGTCGGCAGAGGCGCGTGCCCGCACCCCCTGGAAGGTCTCCCGGAGGAGCGGCGCAAGGGTGCGCATCTGGGGCGCGAGCCAGGCGATGTAACCGGCGAGCGCGTGGGGCAGGCGCCCCGCCTGACGCTGGGCCTCCGCCAGGGCTCCGAGGTTCACCTCCGCGCGCTCCAGCTCGATCAGGAGCATCCGGGCCCACACCGGATCTCCTCTGGGCGCGTGGGTTCAACGGGAGAAACGAGCGGGCTGTCGGAGACCGTCAACCGAAGTGTTGGTCTGTTCCTGAGCCCGCGCCGTCTGCTCATCGGCTCCTCCCGTGCCCGAGCCTTCCCGTGACGGTGGCTCGCCCTCTCAGGGCCACGGGATTGCCCCTGTCCCTGGCGGGATCAGCGCCCGGAGCGCGGCTCAGCGGGGAGCCGACTCGGTCGCCCGGCGGTACCGCTCGTAGGTGTCGCAGGCCCGGCGAAGGCCGAGCCGGCAGGCCTCGGCGGCGTCGGCCAGCGCGCCGGCTACGTCCCGCTTCCGCGACCTGGCGCCGCCGCGCTCGAAGTAAGCCTCTGCGTGGTCGGGCTTGAGCTCGATGAGGCGCGTCCAGTAGGTGATGATCGTGTCCCAGTCGCCGCTGGGCGTCAGGGCGTCGTCGAGCTGCTTGTAGGCGGCGGTGAAGAGCGGGTCGAGGTCGATCGCCCTCCGGAAGTCCGCGGCCGCCTCCCGGTATCGGCCGGCGACGAGGTGACTTCGCCCGCGCTCGGAGTAGGCGCGGGCCGTGTCCGGCTCCACCCGGTCGCGTCGGCTCACTGCCGGCGCCAGAGGACCCGACGCCTGCGGCCCGTCGGGCACCACCCGCGCGGTGATCCGCGCGTGGAGGGCGTAGGCGACGAGCGCGAGGGCGATCCCGGACCCGACCATGAAGGCGATCCTGCGCGTCAGGCCCGTCGCCGCCGCCCGGCGGAGCGCGCCGCGGGTGAACCGGGTCGCTCGAGCCGGCACCGCTCGGTACGTACCGCCGACGTGCAGGATACGACGGCGGTCGGCGACGCGAGGGACGAGCTCGGTGAAGGGCCCTTCGCCAGTCACCAGGCGCCGGAGCTGAGCCACCACGGCCTGGATCGTCTCGGCCGGAGGCGGCTTGGGGTCCCCGTCGGCGTACCAGACGGCGCCGAGCTTCTCGCCGTCCTGCCTGATCAGGGTCACGCCGAGCGCGAGGAGCGCGCGAGCCGCGTCGCGCCGGGCCGGCGAGCCGGCCAGCGACGCGACGGGGTCGTCGGACGCCGTCTCGAGGTACATCGCGGCGTCGAAGTCCGCCTCGCCCGTCTGGCGCGGGCGGGCCAGCCCGACCGCGACGAGCGCGCGATCGAGAGCGGTTCGCCGGCGCAGCACGAACGCCGGGCCGGCGCCGGCGAGGGTGACCGCGAAGCGCTCGGGCCGCCCGGCCGGCTCGAACCCACAAGAGAACGTCGCGCCCTCGTGCGCGGCCGTGCCGCGGCTGCCGCTGACCACGCCGCCT is a window from the Candidatus Rokuibacteriota bacterium genome containing:
- a CDS encoding tetratricopeptide repeat protein, which codes for MIPALALGALALVVAAIVGAVWAVRRARRSRAEDALRRLVGELGGVVSGSRGTAAHEGATFSCGFEPAGRPERFAVTLAGAGPAFVLRRRTALDRALVAVGLARPRQTGEADFDAAMYLETASDDPVASLAGSPARRDAARALLALGVTLIRQDGEKLGAVWYADGDPKPPPAETIQAVVAQLRRLVTGEGPFTELVPRVADRRRILHVGGTYRAVPARATRFTRGALRRAAATGLTRRIAFMVGSGIALALVAYALHARITARVVPDGPQASGPLAPAVSRRDRVEPDTARAYSERGRSHLVAGRYREAAADFRRAIDLDPLFTAAYKQLDDALTPSGDWDTIITYWTRLIELKPDHAEAYFERGGARSRKRDVAGALADAAEACRLGLRRACDTYERYRRATESAPR